Below is a genomic region from Pseudopipra pipra isolate bDixPip1 chromosome 6, bDixPip1.hap1, whole genome shotgun sequence.
TGAAAAACACAATACACCAAGGGGAGAAAACAGAGGTTTGATGGGAATCTTTAACTTCTTGTTATTTCCTTGGAATAGAGTATCCCTGTATCGACTGTGTCAGGCTGCTTAtcagcagctctccagggaTTAGTTTGATCAGCAGTGATATCCCTGTGGGTCCTTTCTGCAGCTGCCTTTTACACCACTCACATATCACAGTGCCACCAAGCACACCACGAGCCAAGCCCTGAACAGAGCTTACAGTCAGCCCCCATCCCTCTCCAGAGAGCTTCAGCTTCCAGGAGGCTTATCTGCCCTCCACAACGGCTCTGGCAAAGCCACACATCCCTCTCCAAGCTGTTGTCCCCCTTGCACTGATCACATCCAGcgtggctgctgctgggacatGAGTTCTGCTCCCTCTATTCATGCTGAATTCATGTGCCACATGACAGGCAGTGATGATCAGCAGGGCTCTGGGGAGGCCGGGAGAGGCGGCAGCGCTCTGAGCATGCACCAGGaatcctctcctcctctcccagacaGGCTGGCGCAGAGATCTGCTTCTCATCCAGCTAAcgagggaaaaatgggaaataaagCATGgaagcagcacacacacactgccagggcagagggggTGTTGTTCAGCAACAACCTGTGTCGATCCTGCACAAAGGATGCACGCAGGGCAGGGCTGCATCCCGAGGCACCGAGCCTGGCCATGAGTTGGCAAATTCCCTCAGCACGGGGCTGCCATGAGGTGTCTAGACTGAGGTGCTCCTGGGAGACTGTCTTtgagaggatggagcaggaaccATGGCTGGGCAAAGCCCTCTCTCACACCCATCCGTGCTCTGCAGTCCTGCCCGACCCGTGCTCCCCAAGGGTTCCAGGCCAGCAGGACAGAAAGGCTCCCAAGCTGGTTTtcaccacacacacacctgcTTTCTATATCACCACCCCTTTCTATATCATGGAattctggaatggtttgggttggaagggatcttaaaacTCACCTtggtccaacccccctgccatgggcagggacaccttccaccagcccaggttgctccaagccctgtccaacctggccttggacacttctagggatggggcagccacagcttctctgggcaacctgtgccagggcctcaccatcctcacggggaagaatttttctccagtattccacctaaccctgccctctctcagtgtaaagccattcccccctggcctggcactccaggccattgtaaatagtctctctccatgcAAATCCTGCATCCAGGTCACTGCTGGCCACACAACCCCCCTCCACCCTGCTCACACCTCTGCTGGGATTTTTTCAGCCCCATGGATTCAGAGGATCCCAGATCCAGCAGGGAAAGCCCCAGGTGTTGCCCATTCACTAACCAGAGCCACCAAGCCCCCCTGAAGTGACACATTCACCTCTGTCAGGACTCCTGCTGTCCCCTTACACCAGGGGCTGGTGGTCTGGGAAATgcagcagggaatgggaaggcAGAGCCAGACCTTTTTGTGCCCTATTTGGAAATCAATTGCACCTTCCCAGACTGGAAGTACAGATCTaactccagctctgccaggaacCTCTGGAAATGATGGGTCAGTGACAGAGCCCGGGATAAAGATCTGcacccagggagctgcagggcactgctgatAAACAGGTGAAGAAAACTGTCCTGGAAAAAATGAGCCCTGTCCTTCAATAATCAAGAATGGCAGGTaaattggaatgggctgcccagggaggtgctggagttgctgtccctggaggtgttcaaggaaaggctggatgtggcacttagtgccatggtctagttgacaaggtggtgaccggtcacaggttggactccatgatctcagaggtcttttccaacataattgattctgtgattgtcaGAGGCCACACTTGGCAGGCTCCCTTTGAGATCCCAAACTGTCCTCTCCAAAGTCAGGGCAAACTCTCACACCCCAACAGCACAGCAGAACTAACCCCCCTGCCCAATCCAACCTGCACTCCCACATTCTCCTGGTGAGCATCCCGCTCCTCTGCGCCCCAGGATTGTTGGAGCAGGGAGCTGAACGGagtggctgctcctgccagggtTGGTACTCATCCCTTGCTTTTTTTGGAGCAGTGGCAGGACGTGGAGTGCACCTCCTTCCTGCCAGCCCTGAGTCACCCAGCTGGCAGCACCTCTGCTGCAGCGTGGCCAGCTCAGCCCCTTCTCCCTCTGGCAGAGGGAACAAGGAGATGAATGATCCTGCTGATAACACGAGTGGTTTGGGACCACAGAAACAAGAGCTTGGATGATCACCAGCCACCAAATCTCTCTGTTACAACACCTCAAATGCCAAAGTCCAACGTGAAGCTTTTTAATGGCAACACCTACTACCACTCACTTGAAGCTCCAGTGCTCAGCTGGCTCTGAAGCAACAgcaattcctgctgctgtggaattcccaggctgagctcctTATTAGCAGGCTTCAGAGACACAAGCACACAGCTACCTTGGGAATGAAGCAAATTAGAGACCagctcattccaaccccctgccacgggcagagacaccttccactagaccaggctgctctaagacctgtccaacctgccctggaacacttccaggaatacACCTCCAAAACTCCTGCTTCACCCCTAGCACACATTTTCTGCATGCTCCTTCATCTGCTCTGTTTGTCAGCAACAGCCTCCCTTCATCTCCACCACCAGTGCTGGATTTAGTAATTTCTgacatgaaattatttttacccTTTTGTTGCTAAAATTGCCTGGAAATTAAAGTTTGGTAAACATGCCACAAAATCCTAGGATACAGCATTAAAAGCAATTACAGTCTGGAGAAAACATTTATGTATATAGAGAGCTTTAAATACTTGATATATACTTTGTGGGCTTGGCAGAGTTCAGCCCCTTCTCCAGAGCCTCCACCTCATTGGGGAAATTCACATTCAGTTCCTTTCCTTCTGTAACATTCCATTTTCCTTCAGCTGATGGCAAGTGGGAACATTTCTGGCAGGAACAAGGGAACTGGGGGTCTCTCTGGATTGAAGTGACTTCCAGAAATGATCCACCTCATGCCTCCCAGAGCCCATCCCAGACTCCTTCTCCCTCTGGAGAAGGTTCCAGTCAGTGATCCAGGGGAGTTAAAATAAATCCCTCTGCCCCTGAGCATCACTCAGGCCCTAAACAATATTTCCATGTGCTGCTTCTCATCCATGGGCTTAGCAGGGAAAATGCGGCAAGACACAACCAACcccagggttagatgggatattgggaaagaattcctggctgggagggtggaaaggccctggcacaggttgcccagagaagctgtggctgcctctggatccctggaagtgttccaggccaggatggatgaggcttggagcaacctgggctagtgggaggtgtccctgcccatggcaggggggttggatcGAGATGACATTtagaggccccttccaacccaaaccattccacatgattctgtgatcatatTTATGTTGTAATGTTGTCTTGTCTCTTCTTTCAAGTCCCAGcacttcattttttccccctcatttaCAAGCCAGACATTTAGTTGTGAATATTTCTGGCTTTTTGTGTAAAGGCCCCTCTGTCTGAAGCATCTCAGCTTTCACTTGTCAGGTTCCCAGCACTCGGACTCACAAAGAAACGCCAGGAAGTGGAATCTGAAAATCCACCATAAAAGGTCAGAAATCAAATaacaaacagaaaggaaaaacaacctACCAAAATCATCCTTTTCTTCCCAGTTTAACCCATTGCTGTGCAGCCTAAATGTGTGGCAGGGATGATCTCGGCCTGGCCTGTGCTGGAAACAAGCCCCTTCTCCTCAAAACAGTTCCTTGGCTTTTCCTGGCTCCCATTAGGAGCTCTCATAAATCTCCTATCCAGCTTGAAAACCCCCACCACAAAGTATCTATAACCTCTGAAATCCCTTTTATGGTTTTACAACTGAATTCTTGATGGGTGGGTCATTCCAATTGCACGACGGGAAACATGAGATTTCACACAATTTGTTCCAGTCTGTGCTGTTTAAaggagcaactgggagaggGGATCTCTAATGGTTTTACTGGATTGGGGCTGTTGAGCATCAGCAACTGCCAAGCACAAACaatttcaggaaagaaaatcagtgtAATCCACTACAAACCTTCCCTGAGCTGGCTGGACTTCACCGTGCCAAGCAGGATTTCGACCAACATTCCTTATTTTGGGAAAAGCAGGGTCCCCTACtcacagtgatttttttatcaTCTTCAGCTGCCTCAACCATTCAACTGGCAGCAGTTGTGAGGTCTGTGCACCACTTAGCAACGTTCAGGAAGAGCCTTAAATGAGGCATAGCCTTATGCTGACCTTTAGCCCAAGGCTAAATCCTGCTCTGGGTGCATCACACCCCACCACATGAGCTCCCAGGGATGTGACAGCGAGCCAGCTTTGACCGGGGGCAACACCCCCCACTCGCTCACCCCAACCTGCTCTgtgagcttttaaaaaaagctcAATTATTTTCATGAAACAAAGGAGGGGTTACACCAAGCAGCTGCCTGTTTCCAGGCCTGAGTAACTGGGACAAAGTTTGATCCGTTTCAAAATAGCgctaatatttttaatgaccCATAAGCCCGATTTTAGAACAAAGCAAGgactttctccttccctcctcagctTCAGGAAAAGCCTGAGCCTCCTCCTTCGCCAGCTGAAAAATGTAGCAGAGGAATAATCACCCCATGGACTGATGTCACCGGACAATGCTGCAGTCACTGGATGTAAACACAGCGTTCAGGGCAATGAGGTTTTGTTGtataaatagaataaataaatctaTTAGAGGTGgagtttgtttgggttttttccccctcgtAAAAAACAGAGGCATTTTGCTCTCTTAATTTCTTACTTGCAATGTCAACCAGCCCGGCAAAGCGCCAGGAAATCCTCTAGGAACAGGTCTGTGGGATGTAGGGTATGACTCTGAGCTGTGGGGAAGGCGGCTGATCCCACAGAGATCCAGCTTGGATCCGTGGATGCTTCCAGATTCTTGCAGAGAATCTAAGGGGAGAGTTCATCAACTCAGTGACACATCACATTTCACCGGAGTggggctcagcagcacaggctgagggATGTGCCCAATTGCCTTGCCGGACCAAGGTTGTACTTCCCAAGAGGATGTTTTCCACGCTTCCATCCCTCCCGGCATCATTTgcattcccttctcctgccatcCGGACCTGAAGGGGAAGCACCAGCGCGTGGACGTGTGTGCAATTCCCAACGCGCGCGGGGCTGACACGTCTGTCACACGCTCTGTGAGACAAAGCTGAGAACGGCAGCACATTCCCTGGCAAGTTTTCCCTCCGGTTTACCCGAGGATCTGACGACCCTCGTTAAGTCACAGTCAAACACGGCCCCGATCAAATGAGCTTTGCTGATTTTCCACCCCTCACCCTCCCAAAAAAGCCCCCCTGCCCGCTCCGCTGGCTCGGATCACACACTCCGCTATCCCAGCGTTTCCTGGAGCTTGTCTCTGAACTGTTAATCATTACCATGGGAAATCCTACACTCATCTACACAAATTAGGATGTAATTTGTGTATCTAAACATCGCAGCTCAGCTCACCCTGCTCCGCCTGAGGAGCCAGGATACCTGGAGCAGCGGTGAGTGAGCTCACACGGAATATGACTCCGGAGGAAATGGCAAATTACTCTCCCCAGCAGCCTCAAATAACGGGAAATGGCTGGATAAAACCTGATTTCCTACGGAACAGCGTGGCAGTGGGTGAAGCGACGCGTGAAGGCGGAGGAGCCCCTTGGTGGGTGCAGCCCACCTGTGGGACCAGCTTTGGCTCcagtgggaagcagcagccGCTGGAGGATCCAGGCGGCTCCAGAGGGAACTGAAGCCTTGCAGGAAGACGCCACAGAACTTCCTCCTCCCTCGTCACCCTGCTCGGCTCCCCGTCAATGCTGCCCCCAAATCCCCCGGCCTCAGGGAGGGTTGTGTGGGGATGGGTTTAAAATGGCCCCTTCTCTGGAAGGTGTGACACGACAACAAAGCCCTACGGCTCCCAGAAATGGGAAAAACCCTCCGGAGGGGTGAGCTGCCGGGGAAGGCCAGTGTCTCTGACTGAGGAAAGTGGGGTGAGCAGGATTCCTGCCCCTGGACGAGGTGGGATGTGGGtgaggggggtctctgctcctgGATGAGGTGGGATGTGGGtgaggggggtctctgctcctgGATGAGGTAGGATGGGAGTGAGCGGGATTCCCTGTTCCTGGAtgaggtggggtgggggtgaggGGAATCCTGCCCCTGGATGAGGTGGAGTGAGGGTAAGTGGGACACCTGGATGAGATGGGTTGGAGGTGAGGGAAATCCTGCCCCTTGgatggggcaggatgggggtgAGCGGAATTCTCTGTTCCTGGGTGAGATGGGGTGGGGTGAGCAGGATCCTGCTCCTGGACGAGGTGGGCTGGGAGTAAGGGGGATTCCTGCTCCCGGGTGCCGTGGGGTGGTGGCTGAGGTGACATCTCCCCTCCGGGACCGAGGGGACACCAGGGACAGGGCGAGGGGTGTCCGGGCAGGCTGAGGGGAGCCGGGGCAGCCGCGGGGCTCCCCGGGGATCTGCCGGGGGGTGTCGGGCcccgggcggggcgcggggccgtGACAAGCCCGAGCCGGGGACACCCCGCCCGGCCCGCGCCCCAGCGAGGCCGCGGAACGCGGGGCACCCCCATCCCgcacccccatcccagccccgccggccgggcgggcgggacgggcggACCCCCGGCCGCGCAGGGATGCTGTGAGGACTCCCAGATCCCCGTGTGCCCCCTCAGAGGGATCCCGCCCCGGGCCGGCCGAGCCCCCCGCCCGCGCGgtgcccccgcagccccgccccggcgCGGGCCGCGACCGCCGCAGGCCCGGCATTGTCCGCGCTGCCCCCGCCGAGCCATCGCCTCCTACCCCAGCTGCTCCTGTCCCGGCGGTTCCGGGCCATGGCGGCGGCTGCGGGAGGAGGCTCCGTGCGCGCTCCGAGCCGCGCTGCGTCTggcggggctgcggcggcggcgcggggcgggctGGGGGAGCCGGCGGGAGCCGCACCATCCCCGCCCGCCGCAcggcccggcacggcccccgggcagcggcgggCACCGCGCTCTGGGgggcacacacagagacacacagagacacagacacacacagacacacaggcacacacagagacacagacacacacacagagacacagacagacacacagacacacacacacagcggGGTCCCCGCGGCACCCCCCTGGGCACCCACCCACCCGCGGAGGAGGTGATGGATGGAGGGTCCCAAATCCAGGTCACTCCTGGCAGCGGGGCACTGGGATCGTGGGGTCATTCACAACCGGGGGGTATTGACACCttgggggcactgggcacaCTCTCAAGGGTACCCATCTGTAGGGGGCCATGGGTGGGGGACTCAGCACAGGCAGGATGGTCCCACATCCAGGTCGCTCCTGGCAGGAGGGCACTGGGATTATGGGGGCACCTACATGTGAGGCATCCACACCTCAGGGAGGACTAGGCACCCCCGTGGGCACCCACTCACAGGGGAGATGGATGGGGGGCTCAGCACAGACAGGATGCACCCACATCCAGGTCccccctgccagggcactggGATCATGGGGAGCATCCACACCTGGAGGCATCCACACCTCAGGGAGGACTGGGCACCCCCACGGGGACCCAGATGCTGGAGGCATCCCTGTCTGGGGAACCAGGCTTGTTTGAGGTACTGGGCACTCACCCACAAGGCTCCGTGGATGGGGGACCCAGCACAGACAGGATGCTCCCACATCCAGGTCACCCTTGCCAGGGCACTGGGATTACGGAGAGCATCCACacctgggggtgactgggcaCCCCCACGGGCACCCAGATGCTGGAGGCATCCCTGTCTGGAGAACCAGGCTTGTTTGGGGTACTGGGCACCCACCCACAGGGATCTGTGGATGGGAGACCCAGCACAGACAGGATGCTCCCACACCTGCCAGGGCACTGGGATCGTGGGGGTGCCCACCAGGTTGCTTCAAACCCCTCCCAGCCTGGCCTGAGatacacttccagggatggggcagccacagcttctctgggcaacctgtgccagggcctccccaccctcacagccaggaattccttcccaatatcccacctaaccctgccctctggcagtggaaagCCTTTCCCCCTCATCTTGGCACTCCAAGCCCTTTTCCCAaggccctctccagctctcctggagcccctttaggcactggaaggggctctaaagTCTCCCCAGTGCCTTtacttctccaggctaaacacctccagctctcccagtgtGGCTCCAGAGCcgaggggctccagccctcagagcatttctgtggcctcctctggactcgctccacATCCTCATTATGTtgggagccccagagctggacacagaaCTCCAGGTGGGTtctctcacaagagcagagtagaggggaaTAATCCCCTCCCACACCACTGGGGACGTAGCCCAGGGtgtgtttggctttctgggcaaTGCCAGCCACAGGGAGTTTGGTCATTCCCACCCTCTCCATGTGGACCACGCTCATCCTCACCCAGGGTTTGCCCACACTTGTGATTCCAACAAGCTGCTGGACCTGTCTCTGAAGCCACATCCCAGTGTTGCTCTTTGGAAGATGCACAGCACAGTGCTCAAGGAACAACCCATTAAACTGGAAATGTGGTGGTCACCAGAGGGAACTGAGCCCCAGACTGTATCTGCAAGAGCAGATTTTGGGAGAATGCTTCTCATTTCTGGACTCTGGCCTGCAGCAGTCGGGGAAAGCCGGTGGCCATCCAGCTTTGCTGGAATCACAGGAGCCGGCAGGATCCGCTCTTCATCTTTGACAGCAggaaaaacattcaaaaatgAACCAATTTGCTGTTCCAGGCAGCTGATCCCTGCCAAAGCCATGTGTTGTTGTGCTCCCATTGATATGCTGATACCTAATTCCTAAGTGCCTTCTCCAATACTCTGTGACTGCCTTCCCTGTGTTTACAGCATCAGGATGAAACACATAATTTTGGCTCATTTTGGCTCACTGAAGTCCTGGCTCACGTGGCAGGGAGCTGGATCCTGCTGGGCACTGTGACCACGAGGAGCTCAGCCTTGCAGAAGCTCCATTAGAATTTTTGTAAATAATCCCCAAAATTGCACATGCCTGTTGCTGCTTCAATGTAGCAGAGAAGAAATTGGTGTTCTGAGGGGATATTTCTTCTGCTGGACACTCAGAGGGGTTCAGATGGGTTGAAAGAGGagatgagaagaaaagcagctgggaaatggagaggggaggaaaaaaaaaaaggaggatggaaaaggaaatctgttAATTTGAAAGTCTAATTAAACTAAGATGGGCTCAGGTCCTGTTTTCCTCATTCCCTTTGAGAATTGCTGCTAAGGTTGAGCTTGTACTGCCCCATTTACTggcattttctccttttctcttgcCATTATGGCACGTGGTGTCCCAATGAAAGAGGAGTGGACAGGTTTGATCCTGTGCTGTTCGAGGGGGATTGTCTCCATGAACTCCCAAGGCCTTTTCCTGC
It encodes:
- the LOC135416479 gene encoding nascent polypeptide-associated complex subunit alpha, muscle-specific form-like, translated to MPGLRRSRPAPGRGCGGTARAGGSAGPGRDPSEGAHGDLGVLTASLRGRGSARPARPAGGAGMGVRDGGAPRSAASLGRGPGGVSPARACHGPAPRPGPDTPRQIPGEPRGCPGSPQPARTPLALSLVSPRSRRGDVTSATTPRHPGAGIPLTPSPPRPGAGSCSPHPISPRNREFRSPPSCPIQGAGFPSPPTHLIQVSHLPSLHLIQGQDSPHPHPTSSRNRESRSLPSYLIQEQRPPSPTSHLIQEQRPPSPTSHLVQGQESCSPHFPQSETLAFPGSSPLRRVFPISGSRRALLSCHTFQRRGHFKPIPTQPSLRPGDLGAALTGSRAG